A stretch of DNA from Paracoccus methylovorus:
CGGACAGGTCGGCCAGCGCCTGTTCCAGTTCGCGGGTGCGGGCCTTTACCTCTTGTTCCAGCGCGACGGCGGCCTGGAACATGGACCAGGCCGAGCCGCGGCTTTCCTCAAGCCGGTCGATGCGCTCGACCAGCACATCGGTGATGCGCGTCAGCTTTTCAACCCGCCGTGCGAGGGGATCGTCGTCACGAAGAAACATGGCTCAGCCCGGCTCTGGCGGCATCAGGGCCATGCCGACAAAGGTCTGGTTCACATGCATGCCGCTGTGCTGTTCGCCATAGGTGTTGAAGCCGGCGACGCGATAGCGGGTCAACAGTTCCGACATCTGCCTGTCCATGCCCGCCCGCTCCAGCGCCAGCCGCCGCAACACGCAGTCAAAACCCAGCACCATCAGCGGCGGGCGCGGCAACGCGTCCAGCACATCGGCAAAGCCGCGCGTCATGTCCATGGCGCGGCCCAGCGTCAGGATGTTACCGGCCTCGATCCCCGACAAAAGCTGCAGGCCGCCCTGCGGCGTGATGGCGCGTATGGCACGCACATGATGTCGCCGTCCGGTGCGCAGCAGCAAGGGGTGGCGGGCAAATTCCGTCGGCGTCAGCGCCTCGACGGCAAGCCCGGCCAGCCGGGCGTATTCCTGCGCCGCCGGTTCGCCGTTCAGTTCCAGGATCAGGCGGTTATGGCGGTCGGCCGCCGTCACCACCGCGCGCCTGTCGGTCGGGCTGAAATGCGAAAACGACACCTCGGCCGCGGCCAGATCGGTTTCGATCAGCAAAAACAGCGCCGCGCCGGAGTGCGCCTGCCCATCGACCATCTGGCAGGTCGGCCCAAAGCGCATGCCCTCGGCGCTGGAACCGCCGACGACCGGCAAGCCCGGGATCGCCGCATCGAGGGTCGCGGTCAGCACGTCCTCTTGCCGGGCCAGCGCATCGGCCAGCAGCACGCCAAAGCTGGAGCGGCGCAGATCGTGGCGGAAATCCGACTGAAAGCGGCGCAGCGTGGACATCCATTCCGACACCGGCACCAGCGCCTGATCGCGCAGCACGCAGATCCCCACCCGGAAGCTGGCCGAAGGAAAGCCAAGCGCCGTCACCGTCTGGGCACAATAGCCGCGCGGACCGATTTCGCCCACCGACGAACAGCCCACGATACGGCAGCCCTGCCCCAGCGCATCGCGCAGTGCCGCGCCAAGCGCGGGCAACCCCTCGGACGGCATACCGAACAGCAGGACCAGCGCGGGATCAAGGGGCGCCATGGCGCTGGCAATGCGCCGGACAGTATCCGCGCCATCAGCCGGCACGGAAAGCGCGACGGGCGCGGGCGGCATGGCGACCGGCTGCGCCCCGGCCTGTGTCCCGGTCCGCGCGGCGGGCCAGGGTTTGGGCGGGGCGCCGCTCATGTGGGTTCGAACAGCCTGACGCTATTGGCCAGCAGAACCGCCTGTGTCCGGCGGCGGGCGTTGATCTTGGACATGATCGCGGTGATGTGGGTTTTCACCGTCGCCTCGGCGATGGACAGCTCATAGCTGATCTCCTTGTTCGCCTTGCCCTGGCAGATCAGCCGCAGGATCTTCATCTGCTGCGGCGTCAGGGTGGAAAAGCGGCGGGCCAGTTCGATGCGGGCCGCGTCCTCTTCGCCGGCGTGCTCGGGCTGGTAGCTGTCGGGGGTCACCCGCTCGCCCTCCCACATGCGGCGCAGGCTGTCCACCAGCGCCTCGCGACCCAGCGACTTGCTGATATAGCCCTGCGCCCCGGCCGCCATCGCGGTCGAGATCATGGCGTTTTCCAGATCGGCCGAGATCATGGTGATCGGCACGTCCGGTATCTGCCGGCGCAGCGTCACCAACCCCTCGGCGCCCCTTGCATCGGGCAGGTTCAGGTCCAGGATCACCGCATCGGGCGCGCCCTGGCTGCGGATCTGTTCTTGCGCAGCGGCAAGGCTGCGCGCCGTTCGTACATTTCTGAGCCCGAAGCTGATCTTCAGCGTCAGGGCCAGCGCGTCGCACATCAGCGGATGGTCGTCCACGATCAGGATTTCACGGACGCGATCGGCGGAAAGCCTTGGCGATGCGGCGCGGTCTTGCGACCGCGTTTCGGCTGAGGCCATCGTTCTCCTCCCAAAGAAACGACAGGGCCGGGCTTGTCGTGCCGGCCGTTATTCTGTCCATCTTAAGACCGCCGCCCGCCGGCGCAAGCCAATTGGACCGAGGGACCGATTTCAGGCTACGACTTCGGTTGTATTGGTCAAATTATTGGCCCATGGCAGTTTGCCCGGGCCAGAAGGGGAAATTATCATGCCGTTCAGCCGCAGAATCACCTTGTTGGCCGGGACCGCCGCGCTGGTCGGGCTGGCTCTGCCCGCACGCGCCCAGTCCCCAGCCACGCCCCTCACGATTCGCGTCGGCACGCTGGAGAACGGCACCGTCAACTGGGAACTTCAAACGATCCACAACCGCGGATTCGACACCGACAACGGCTTCAAGCTGGTGTCGATGATCCTGGCGGGCAACCCCGCCACCCAGGTCGCCATGCAGGGGGGTGAGGTCGATACCATCGTCTCGGACTGGCTTTGGGTCGCGCAACAGCGGGCGCGCGGGACGGGCTTTCGCTTTCTGCCCTATTCGACGGCCGTGGGCGGCGTGATGGTACGCGGCGACAGCCCGGCCCAGACGCTGGCCGATCTGAGGGGCAAGAAGATCGGCATCGCCGGCGGGCCGGTCGATAAAAGCTGGCTGATCCTGCGCGCATGGTCGCGCGAAAAGCTGGGCGAGGATCTGGCCGATGTCGCCCAGCAGGTCTTTGGCGCACCACCGATGATCCTGAACGCGGCAGAGACCGGTGAGGTCGATGCGGCGATCAACTTCTGGCATTTTCAGGCCAAGATGAAGGCGCGCGGCATGCGCGAACTGATGACGGTGCAGACCGCAGCGGCCGATCTGGGGCTGGACCCCTCGACCCCGCTTGTGGGCTATGTGCTGCGCGACGACTGGATCGCGGCCAATCCGGCGCTGGCGGCAGGGCTGTCCCGTGCCTCGCGCGCGGCCAAGGACCTGCTGGCCAGCGACGATGCGGCGTGGGAGGAGCTGCGCCCCTTCATGGAGGCCGCCGATGAGGCCGAATTTCAGGCGCTGAAGGCCGGCTGGCGCGCCGGTATCCCCGCCCCCGGACCCGTGGATGCGGCCAATGCGCAACAGATGTTCGCCACCATGGCCGAACTGGGCGGCGAAGAGCTGACCGGCGGCCTCGCCACGCTGCCCGAGGGCCTGTTCTGGTGGCCGGAGTAACCCCGCATTGACGGAAACACCCAAGCCCCCCTCGTTACGTCCGGGCCTTGTGCCCGGCGTGCTGTCGATCCTCGCCATGTTGCTTGTCTGGACGCTGGCCTCGCAACTGACGGACCGGCCGCAGACCCTGCCCCCGCCGTGGGAGGTCGCGGCGCGTATCGCACGGCTTTGGTCCAGCGGAGAGCTGTGGTTCAACGCCGGCATGACCCTGTTCCGGGTGGTCGCAAGCTTTGCGCTGGCAATGGCCGTCGGCATGGCGCTGGGGTTGTGGATGGGTCGTTCGCGCGGCGCGGATCAATGGCTGAACCCCGGCCTCATCATCTTGCTGAACGTACCGGCGCTGGTGGTGATCGTGCTGTGCTATATCTGGATCGGCCTGAACGAGACCGCGGCAATTCTTGCCGTGGCGCTGAACAAGATCCCCGTGGTGACGGTGATGATCCGCGAAGGTACGCTGGCGCTGCGCCCCGATCTGGACGACATGGCCCGCGCCTTTCGCATGCCTCCCCTCAGCCGGCTGCGCCATGTCGTGCTGCCGCAGCTTGCACCGCATATCGCGGCCTCGGCGCGGGCCGGCATCTCGCTGATCTGGAAGATCGTGCTGGTCGTCGAATTTCTGGGCCGCTCGAACGGCGTGGGGTTCAAGATCCACCTGTTGTTTTCCAGCTTCGATGTGACGGGGGTGCTGGCATGGGCGCTGGCCTTTGTCGCCGTCATGCTGGCCATCGACCTGTTCCTGCTGCGGCCATTGGAACGGCGCGCCAACCGCTGGAGGCAGGATGCAGCTTGACCTGACCGGCAAATCCTTTGGCGCGCGCGAGGTGCTGGGGGCGCTGACGCTTTCCGTCACGCGCGGGGAACGACTGGCCATCCTTGGCCCGTCCGGCATCGGAAAATCGACGCTGCTGCGCATACTGGCCGGGCTGGACCGGGAATATCGCGGCCGGCTTGAGGGTGCCGACCGTCTTGCCGTGGTGTTTCAAGAGCCGGTATTGCTGCCATGGCGCGATGCGGTGGCGAATATCACCCTGCCGACCGGCTGCGACGCGGCCACCGCGCGGGACTGGCTGGGACAGGTGGGGCTTGCGGGGCACGAAGGCAAGTTTCCCCGCCAGCTTTCTCTGGGCCAACAGCGGCGACTGGCCTTGGCCCGCGCCTTTGCAGCGGGCCCCGATATCCTGCTGATGGATGAGCCCTTCGCCTCGCTGGACGCCGGGACCGGCGCGCGGATGGTGGCGCTGACCGCCGCACTGCTGACGCGCACCGGCGCGGGGCTTGTGCTGGTCACCCACGATCCCGCCGAAGCCGGGGCGCTGGATGCCCGAGCCCTGCAACTGACCGGCAACCCGGCCCGGCTTCAGAAGGACTGATCCCAGATCCTGCCGTCGGTATCCTCGGCATGGACCGTCACCGGCCCGTCGCCCGGTGCATGGGCAAAGCGAAACACCGGATCTTCCGAGATCGAGATGCCGGCCTCCATGGTGAACAACGGCGTTTCGCCCTGTTTCACCTCAAGCGTCTGGATGAACTCGGCGGGGATGGTCAGCAGCGTCAGCTGATCGCGTTGCAGGCCCGAGAAATTCGGGTGCCGGATCATCAGCGTGCCGATCCGGCGGCCGTCCTCGTCCGCCGTGCGATAGCGCATCTCGCCCATGGTGGCGCGCACCTCGTCCATGCTTTTGCCCGCAGGCGCGGCGCACCCGCCCGAAGCTTTCACGAACCGCCCCGCCATCACCTTGCGCCCATCCGCCAGCGTGGCGATGGCGCGCAGGTCGGAATAGGTATCGACCCGGACCCGGACCTCGAAATCCAGGGGCATCAGCGCCTCGCCAAAGGTGAATTCGGCCGCCACCGGCGCGGGGTTACCGTCGACCACCAAAGCCAGCGAACGGATCGCAGGCGCGCCGGCCGGTTGGGTGATGCGCACCGGTACCAGCGCCGGATTGTCGGCGCGCGGCGGCGCATCCAGATCGAAGATCGCCGGATCGACCGGCGGTTCCTCGTCAACGCCGATCACCGCAAGCCGCATGTCCTCCCACAGAGCCGAGGGCTGCATGGGGTTCGCCACCTCGGCTGCCATGGCACCGAGCCCAAGGACCGGCACAGCCAGCAGGGCAAGCACCAGCGCACGTTTCATCCCCGCTTCTCCCTTGTCATGCGGCGATAGACCAGTGCGGTCGAATCGCTGGCGGCCTCGGCCTCGGCGGTGGCGCGCAGCCGGGCATGCAGATCCGAGAGCGAGCAGACCGGATCGGTCGCCCGCGCATCGCCGGCAAACGCCATGGCCTGACAGCGGCAGCCGCCAAAGTCGATCTCGCGCCGGTCGCAAGAGGCGCAGGGCTCGGGCATCCATGCGGTGCCGCGAAAGGCGTTGAAGGCCGGGCCGTCATGCCAGATCCGGGCCAAGGGCACATCGCGCACATTTTCGAACTCAAGCCCCTTGATGGTCTGGGCAGCATGGCAGGGCAGCACCATGCCATCGGGCGCGACGTTCAGCCCGGTCGAGCCCCAGCCGCCCATGCAGCTTTTCGGATAGGCGGCCAGATGGTCGGCGGGCACATAGTCGATGACCATGCGTCCGTGCAAACGCCGGCGCGCCTCGTCCACGACCTGGCGGGCGCGGGTCGCCTGATCCTGGGTGGGCATCAACGGACGGCGGTTCAGATCGGCCCAGCCGTGGAACTGAACGGTTGCGACCTCGATCCGGCGGCATTCCAGCCGCTCGGCCAGATCGATCATCTCGGGCAGGCGGTCGAGGTTCTGGCGGTGAACCACGGCGTTCAGCGTCATCGGAAAGCCGATGGCCCGCACCCATTCCGCGACCTGCATCTTGCGCGCGAAACTGCCGCCATAGCCGCTGATCCAGTCAGCCATCTCGGCGTCGATGCCTTGCAGGGAAAGCTGGATGTGATCGACCACGCCGTCCAGTTCGCGCAGCCGCGCCTCGGTCAGCCCGATCCCCGAGGTGATGAGGTTGACGTATAGCCCGGCATCGCGGGCCGAGGCGGCGATTTCGGTCAGATCCCGCCGCGAAGCCGGCTCGCCCCCCGACAGATGCACCTGAAGCACGCCCATATCCGCGGCCTGCCGGAACACATCGGCCCATTCCGCCGTCTTCAACTCGGCGCTGATGCTGGTCAGCTCCACCGGGTTCGAGCAATAGGGGCAGGCCAGCGGACAGCGATGCGTCAGTTCCGCCAGCATCGCCATGGGCAGGCCGACCCGGACCGGATTGCCGTCGATGTCGCGGGGGGTGGGATCGTCTCTCATGATGCCCCCTCGGGGTTATCGTTCAGAAACACCATGCGCCGGTCCATCAGACCGCGCAGGAATTCCTGCACGTCGCCCTCGATCTGCTCGGCCGGCGCGTCGTAGCGGGTGCAAAGCGTCAGCACCACGTCCGACAGGCTGCGCTTGCCGTCGAGTTCGGACAGGATCGCGTGGCCCACCGGATCAAGCTGGATCACCCGTTCCGGCGCCAGCAGCACGCGAATGCCGCGCACGCGGTCGTCATGCAGCCGCACCCCCCGCGGCAGATAGGGCACCGCAGCGCCGCTGATGCGATCCGCGGTCATGAAACCGCCGCCCTCTCGGGTCCGGCAGGCTCGGGGATGGCCGCGGCCAGCAGCCCCTCGGTCGGGCGCCAGGCGCCGTGCGGAATATTGCCCTGCACATAGCCGTGCCAAAGCGCATCAAGTTGCGCCCAAAGCACATCGGTCTTGAAGATCAGCGCCGCCGCTGCCGCATCCTGTTTTTCCAGCGTGTCGGCATGGTCCAGCACATAGTTCAGGCCGAACTCCACGTCCTTGGGGGCCTCGGCCAGCCGCTTGCGGAAATAGGCAAGGCTGGTGTCGTCGGCGAAATCATAGTGCTTCAGCAGACCTTCGATACGCTCGGCATGGATCTTGGGCGCAAACATCTCGGTCAGGCTGGCGGCCACGGCATCCAGCAGCGGCATGTCGCGCACGAAACGCACATAGGCATCGACGGCAAAGCGGGTGGCCGGCATCACGCCCGCACCGCTGGCGACGTAATCGGGATCAAGGCCCACGGCGCGCGCCAAGGCCAGCCAGCGCCGGATGCCGCCGCCCTCATCGACGCCGCCGTCGTGATCCTCGATGCGCGACCGCCAGATGCGGCGCAGTTGCGGATCATCGACGCGGGACAGGAAGGCCGCATCCTTCATCGGAATGCGCGACTGGTATTGCCAGCGGTTGATGACCCAGGCGCGCACCTCGTCGGGGGTGCATTCGCCACCGTGCAGGCGTTTATGAAACGGGTGACGGTCATGGTAACGCTCGGCGCCGATGCGCCGCAGACGTTCGTGGAACTCGGCGCGTGTCTGGGCACGATGGTCGGCAAGTTTCATGGCGCGATCTCCATACCGTCATGGCCGACCTGCCAGCCCGCCGCCGCTGCCTGCGCACGTTCGGGGCTTGCCGGATCGACCAGCGGGTTCGAATTGTTCAGATGCACGTAAATGCGGGCGCCCAAGGTCACGTCGCGCAATGCCTCGAGACTGCCGTCCGGGCCGGATACCGGCACATGACCCATCCGGCGTCCCGACTTGATCCCCAGACCGGCGCGGATCATCTCGTCATCGGTCCAAAGCGTGCCGTCGAACAGCAGCGCATCCGCCCCCGCGACGCGTTCGCGCAGCCAATCAGGCACAAGGGCGCAGCCGGGGATGTAAAAGACACGCCGGCCGGCGGCCTCCAATTCGACCCCCACGGTCTGCTCGCCCATCAGATCGGTCTCCACCCGCTCGCCCTCCATATAGAGCGGCACCTTGCCGGGCACGGCGAAAAGACGTGCCGCAAGGCCGGGTGCAAGCTCGACGCTTTGCTCCAGCGCAACCTCGCGCCGGACAACGATTCCGGGGTCCAGAGCGGACAGCATCGGGTTGGCGGACAACACGGCGTGAATGGCGGGCGTCGCATACAGATCGAACCCCTGCCCCTCACGCAGGGTCAGCAGCCCCGCCACATGGTCGATGTCGCCGTTCGTGACCAGCACCGAGCGGATCGGAGAGCCACGCAGCCCCCCCGGCCGCAATGCCGGGGTCACAGCCAGTTGCTGGCGCAGATCGGGCGAGGCATTGATCAGCGCCCAATCCCGACCGTTTGCCGAAACGGCAATCCCGCTTTGGCTCATGGCGGGAATGCGCCCTGCACGCGCAGCCTCGCAGTTGGGGCAGCCGCAGTTCCACTGGGGCACACCGCCGCCAGCGCCGCTGCCTAGAATTACGATACGCATGGGAAAGGCTCCGGCAGGCCCGGCCCCCGTCATTCGGGGACCGGGTCAGGGAATATCGCCGGCGATTAGAACAGGACCGGCTCGTCCTCGGCCGGGGCATACATGTTGATCTCCATGCCGCAGGCGATTTCCTTGGGTGCAGGTTTGGTCCAGGCCATATATCCTCCTCCTCGAGTCCACCGCGTGAATGCGGCTGTAACGATGCTAAGCCGCTTACGCAGCCAGTCAACACGCCAAAAGTCGTAGATGGCCAGGTCGCGGGCTTGTGTTAGCGTTGCGACGCGAAAGGAAAGCGGATGTTCCATCTGGTCCTTGCCGCCTGTCTGGCGGCCCAGCCCGCCACGTGCCAATCGCGCCTGCTGCCCGCGGGCGACGCGCCCACGCGCGAGGATTGCGAACTTCGCGCCGCACCCATCGCCCGGGACTGGCTGGCCCGGCATCCCGACCTGACCGGAAACGGGCCGCGCTGCGTCGAAACCGCCGAACTGCCCGCCCTGACCGTGCAAGAGGTGGCGCCGGGGATTCAAGTGCATCAGGGCGCGATGGCGCAGATTTCGCCGCAGAACCGGGGGCGGATCGCCAACCTGTCCTTTGTGCTGGGCGACAGCGTGGCCGTCATCGACGCAGGCGGCAGCCGGGCCGAAGCCGAGGCGCTTTACGCCGCGATCCGTCAGATCACCGACAAGCCGATCAGCCATCTGATCCTGACCCATATGCACCCCGACCACATCCTTGGCGCCGAGGTGTTTTCCGAGGCCGGCGCGACCATCGTGGCCGATGCCCGCCTGCCCGATGCGGTGGCGTTGCGGGCGGATAGCTGGATGGCCTCGATCCCCCGGCAGATCGGCGAGGCGGCTTTTGCCGGCACCAGGGCGGCCCGCGTGGACCAGACGGTCGACGCCCCGCAAGAGCTGTCGCTTGGCGACCGGAAACTGGTGCTGACCCCCGTGGCCCCGGCCCATACCGGCAGCGACATGACCGTACTGGACGACGATACCGGCACGCTGTTCACCGGCGATCTGGTGTTTCTGGGGCTGACGCCGTCGCTGGATGGTTCGCTGTCGGGCTGGCTCGACTGGATGGCGCAGCCCCCCGACCCACTCCCGGCGCTGATCGTGCCCGGTCACGGCCCGGTCACGGAAAGCTGGGACGAGGCCATCGCCCCCCAAGACCGCTATCTGACCGCGCTGCGCGATGCCACGCGCGACGCGATCTCTGCCGGTCTGCCACTGTCGCGGGCGATTCCGGCCATCGTCGCCGCGATGAAGCCGGTGTCGGAGGGATGGGCCGATTTTCACGACACCACCGCGCGCAACGCCTCGGCAGCCTATGCGGAACTGGAGTGGGAATAGATTGCCTCGCCCGCGCACCGATGCCACAAGAGTTCCAGGCGCAGAAGGAGCAAGGTCATGGCACGTCCCATCTGGCACGGTTTTGTCACAGCGGCACTGGCCGGGCTTTTCATTGCCGGCACAGCCATGGCGCAGGACGCGCCCTTGCCCGAGCGGCGGCTGTCCTTGCAGGCCGATACCGATCTGCCGGGCGGCGACCTTGGCCCGATCTTCGACACCACGCTGCAAGCCTGCGTGCAGGCATGTGTTGGCAACGCCGACTGCCGCGCGCTGACCTATAACGAACGCGCCCGCGCCTGCTTTCCCAAGGGCGAGGCTGCGGGGACGCCAGCGGCCTTTGCGGGGGCGATTTCGGGCCATGTCCTGACGCCTTCGGCCGAAGTGCGGTTGCGCGCCGAATCGCGCATGGCGGCCGCACCCTTTATCGCCGCGCAAGACCGCGAAGCAGCGCATACTCAGGCGCGCCTGTTTGCGGCCATGCACCCGGCGCTGGGACCCGGCAATGCGGCAGATCTGGCCTCAAGCGCCGAAATGGCGGGCGATCTGGCCGGCGCAGCGCAGATCATGGCCTCGCTGGCGGCGCGTGACGACCGGGCCCCCGACTGGACCAATCTGGCGCGGCTGACGCTTTACACCAGCGAGCAATATGACCGCGAGGCGTCGGGCTCGATCGCCTCGATGTCGATCAACGGCTATCTGCGGGCGGGCGAGGACGCGGTGGCGGCCCGCGCCCTGTCATGGCTGGCCATGGCATGGGAGCGGCTGGACCGCGGCCGCGATGCGCTTTCGGCGTTGCGTCTGGCGGCGCAGCTTTCGCCCGGCGACAGCGCCATCGCCACCGCGCTGGAGGAATCCGAGGCCCGCAACGGCCTGCGCGTCACCGATACCCAGGTCGAGGCCGAGGGAAAGACCCCCCGCTTTTGCGCCATCCTGTCGCGCAACCTGTCCGAGGCCACCGACTATGCGCAATTCCTGCGCCTGCCCGGCCGCGACCTGACCGTCGAGGCAACAGGCGACAGGCTTTGCGTCGCCGGCCTGACGCATGGACAAGAGGTCGAACTGACCCTGCGCGCCGGCCTGCCCTCGGCCGACGGCGAACAACTGGCCCGCGACGTGACGCTGAAAGGCTATGTCCGCGACCGCAGCCCCGAGGTCCGCTTTCCCGGCCGCGCCTATGTGCTGCCTGCCTCGGGCGATCAGCGGCTGTCTATGGTCACGGTCAACGCCGACCAGATCAACCTGCGCCTGCTGCGCATTTCCGACCGCAACCTGATCCGCGCCATGGCCGAGGATATGTTCGCCACCCCCTTGGACAGTTGGCGTGCCGATTACTTCAGCGACCGCATGGCGCGCGAGGTCTGGGCAGGCACGGCGGATGTCGCAAAGCCCATGGGGCAAGATGCGCTGAATCAGGAATTGACCACCAGCCTTGCCATTCCCGCCCATGTCGGCCCACTGGAACCCGGCATCTATATCGTCGAGGCAGGAATCGAGAACCAGGACATCTCGGACACCGGGCTTGCGACGCAATGGTTCGTGATTTCGGATTTCGGCATCTCGACCTTCAGCGGCACGGATGGGCTGACCGTCGCGGTGCGCAGCCTTTCCGACACTTCGGCC
This window harbors:
- a CDS encoding FIST N-terminal domain-containing protein, whose translation is MSGAPPKPWPAARTGTQAGAQPVAMPPAPVALSVPADGADTVRRIASAMAPLDPALVLLFGMPSEGLPALGAALRDALGQGCRIVGCSSVGEIGPRGYCAQTVTALGFPSASFRVGICVLRDQALVPVSEWMSTLRRFQSDFRHDLRRSSFGVLLADALARQEDVLTATLDAAIPGLPVVGGSSAEGMRFGPTCQMVDGQAHSGAALFLLIETDLAAAEVSFSHFSPTDRRAVVTAADRHNRLILELNGEPAAQEYARLAGLAVEALTPTEFARHPLLLRTGRRHHVRAIRAITPQGGLQLLSGIEAGNILTLGRAMDMTRGFADVLDALPRPPLMVLGFDCVLRRLALERAGMDRQMSELLTRYRVAGFNTYGEQHSGMHVNQTFVGMALMPPEPG
- a CDS encoding response regulator, with product MASAETRSQDRAASPRLSADRVREILIVDDHPLMCDALALTLKISFGLRNVRTARSLAAAQEQIRSQGAPDAVILDLNLPDARGAEGLVTLRRQIPDVPITMISADLENAMISTAMAAGAQGYISKSLGREALVDSLRRMWEGERVTPDSYQPEHAGEEDAARIELARRFSTLTPQQMKILRLICQGKANKEISYELSIAEATVKTHITAIMSKINARRRTQAVLLANSVRLFEPT
- a CDS encoding ABC transporter substrate-binding protein, translated to MPFSRRITLLAGTAALVGLALPARAQSPATPLTIRVGTLENGTVNWELQTIHNRGFDTDNGFKLVSMILAGNPATQVAMQGGEVDTIVSDWLWVAQQRARGTGFRFLPYSTAVGGVMVRGDSPAQTLADLRGKKIGIAGGPVDKSWLILRAWSREKLGEDLADVAQQVFGAPPMILNAAETGEVDAAINFWHFQAKMKARGMRELMTVQTAAADLGLDPSTPLVGYVLRDDWIAANPALAAGLSRASRAAKDLLASDDAAWEELRPFMEAADEAEFQALKAGWRAGIPAPGPVDAANAQQMFATMAELGGEELTGGLATLPEGLFWWPE
- a CDS encoding ABC transporter permease, encoding MTETPKPPSLRPGLVPGVLSILAMLLVWTLASQLTDRPQTLPPPWEVAARIARLWSSGELWFNAGMTLFRVVASFALAMAVGMALGLWMGRSRGADQWLNPGLIILLNVPALVVIVLCYIWIGLNETAAILAVALNKIPVVTVMIREGTLALRPDLDDMARAFRMPPLSRLRHVVLPQLAPHIAASARAGISLIWKIVLVVEFLGRSNGVGFKIHLLFSSFDVTGVLAWALAFVAVMLAIDLFLLRPLERRANRWRQDAA
- a CDS encoding ATP-binding cassette domain-containing protein, whose product is MQLDLTGKSFGAREVLGALTLSVTRGERLAILGPSGIGKSTLLRILAGLDREYRGRLEGADRLAVVFQEPVLLPWRDAVANITLPTGCDAATARDWLGQVGLAGHEGKFPRQLSLGQQRRLALARAFAAGPDILLMDEPFASLDAGTGARMVALTAALLTRTGAGLVLVTHDPAEAGALDARALQLTGNPARLQKD
- a CDS encoding quinoprotein dehydrogenase-associated SoxYZ-like carrier, encoding MKRALVLALLAVPVLGLGAMAAEVANPMQPSALWEDMRLAVIGVDEEPPVDPAIFDLDAPPRADNPALVPVRITQPAGAPAIRSLALVVDGNPAPVAAEFTFGEALMPLDFEVRVRVDTYSDLRAIATLADGRKVMAGRFVKASGGCAAPAGKSMDEVRATMGEMRYRTADEDGRRIGTLMIRHPNFSGLQRDQLTLLTIPAEFIQTLEVKQGETPLFTMEAGISISEDPVFRFAHAPGDGPVTVHAEDTDGRIWDQSF
- the pqqE gene encoding pyrroloquinoline quinone biosynthesis protein PqqE — encoded protein: MRDDPTPRDIDGNPVRVGLPMAMLAELTHRCPLACPYCSNPVELTSISAELKTAEWADVFRQAADMGVLQVHLSGGEPASRRDLTEIAASARDAGLYVNLITSGIGLTEARLRELDGVVDHIQLSLQGIDAEMADWISGYGGSFARKMQVAEWVRAIGFPMTLNAVVHRQNLDRLPEMIDLAERLECRRIEVATVQFHGWADLNRRPLMPTQDQATRARQVVDEARRRLHGRMVIDYVPADHLAAYPKSCMGGWGSTGLNVAPDGMVLPCHAAQTIKGLEFENVRDVPLARIWHDGPAFNAFRGTAWMPEPCASCDRREIDFGGCRCQAMAFAGDARATDPVCSLSDLHARLRATAEAEAASDSTALVYRRMTREKRG
- the pqqD gene encoding pyrroloquinoline quinone biosynthesis peptide chaperone PqqD, whose translation is MTADRISGAAVPYLPRGVRLHDDRVRGIRVLLAPERVIQLDPVGHAILSELDGKRSLSDVVLTLCTRYDAPAEQIEGDVQEFLRGLMDRRMVFLNDNPEGAS
- the pqqC gene encoding pyrroloquinoline-quinone synthase PqqC, producing MKLADHRAQTRAEFHERLRRIGAERYHDRHPFHKRLHGGECTPDEVRAWVINRWQYQSRIPMKDAAFLSRVDDPQLRRIWRSRIEDHDGGVDEGGGIRRWLALARAVGLDPDYVASGAGVMPATRFAVDAYVRFVRDMPLLDAVAASLTEMFAPKIHAERIEGLLKHYDFADDTSLAYFRKRLAEAPKDVEFGLNYVLDHADTLEKQDAAAAALIFKTDVLWAQLDALWHGYVQGNIPHGAWRPTEGLLAAAIPEPAGPERAAVS
- the pqqB gene encoding pyrroloquinoline quinone biosynthesis protein PqqB, whose product is MRIVILGSGAGGGVPQWNCGCPNCEAARAGRIPAMSQSGIAVSANGRDWALINASPDLRQQLAVTPALRPGGLRGSPIRSVLVTNGDIDHVAGLLTLREGQGFDLYATPAIHAVLSANPMLSALDPGIVVRREVALEQSVELAPGLAARLFAVPGKVPLYMEGERVETDLMGEQTVGVELEAAGRRVFYIPGCALVPDWLRERVAGADALLFDGTLWTDDEMIRAGLGIKSGRRMGHVPVSGPDGSLEALRDVTLGARIYVHLNNSNPLVDPASPERAQAAAAGWQVGHDGMEIAP
- the pqqA gene encoding pyrroloquinoline quinone precursor peptide PqqA, yielding MAWTKPAPKEIACGMEINMYAPAEDEPVLF
- a CDS encoding quinoprotein relay system zinc metallohydrolase 2; this translates as MFHLVLAACLAAQPATCQSRLLPAGDAPTREDCELRAAPIARDWLARHPDLTGNGPRCVETAELPALTVQEVAPGIQVHQGAMAQISPQNRGRIANLSFVLGDSVAVIDAGGSRAEAEALYAAIRQITDKPISHLILTHMHPDHILGAEVFSEAGATIVADARLPDAVALRADSWMASIPRQIGEAAFAGTRAARVDQTVDAPQELSLGDRKLVLTPVAPAHTGSDMTVLDDDTGTLFTGDLVFLGLTPSLDGSLSGWLDWMAQPPDPLPALIVPGHGPVTESWDEAIAPQDRYLTALRDATRDAISAGLPLSRAIPAIVAAMKPVSEGWADFHDTTARNASAAYAELEWE